A DNA window from Camelina sativa cultivar DH55 chromosome 13, Cs, whole genome shotgun sequence contains the following coding sequences:
- the LOC104735387 gene encoding protein ZINC INDUCED FACILITATOR-LIKE 1-like isoform X2 translates to MLGRALTSVIWGLVADRYGRKPVILIGTASVVVFNTLFGLSLNFWMAIITRFCLGSFNGLLGPIKAYAMEIFRDEYQGLALSAVSTAWGIGLIIGPAIGGFLAQPAKQYPSLFSQDSIFGKFPYFLPCFAISIFAFLVTIISLWIPETLHNHKFDDVQSFDAVKDDTESNKVAEKNEKSSLLNNWPLVSSIIVYCIFSLHDMAYSEIFSLWANSPRKYGGLGYTTADVGSVLAISGFGLLIFQLSLYSYAERNLGPIIVTRISGSLALVVLSTYPLIAKLSGVALTLTVNSASVAKNVLSTSAITGLFILQNKAVRQDQRGAANGIAMTAMSFFKAIGPAAAGIIFSWSEKRQNAYFLPGTQMVFIILNVVLALGVLMTFKPFLAETQH, encoded by the exons ATGCTGGGACGAGCGTTGACATCTGTGATCTGGGGACTTGTTGCTGATCGTTATGGTAGAAAACCTGTAATCCTTATTGGAACCGCTTCAGT GGTCGTTTTCAATACTCTGTTTGGTCTAAGTTTGAATTTCTGGATGGCCATTATTACAAGGTTTTGCCTCGGTAGTTTCAACGGTTTACTTGGTCCTATCAAG GCATACGCAATGGAAATATTCCGTGATGAGTATCAAGGTTTAGCACTCTCTGCA GTTAGTACAGCATGGGGAATTGGACTCATCATTGGCCCTGCTATAGGAGGTTTTCTTGCTCAG CCTGCAAAGCAATATCCAAGTTTATTCTCACAGGATTCGATTTTTGGCAA GTTCCCCTACTTTTTGCCATGCTTTGCAATATCCATTTTTGCGTTCTTGGTGACCATAATTTCGTTATGGATTCCG GAAACATTGCACAATCACAAGTTTGATGATGTTCAGTCTTTTGATGCTGTCAAAGATGATACTGAATCTAATAAAGTGgcagagaaaaatgaaaaaagttcTCTCTTGAACAACTGGCCACTAGTTTCATCTATTATCGTCTACTGCATTTTTTCACTTCATGATATGGCTTACTCAGAG ATCTTTTCATTGTGGGCAAACAGCCCAAGGAAATATGGAGGTTTGGGATACACCACTGCAGATGTTGGTTCTGTTCTTGCAATCTCAG GATTTGGTCTCCTTATCTTTCAGCTTTCCCTCTACTCATACGCGGAGAGAAATTTAGGGCCGATAATAGTTACACGTATATCAGGG AGTCTGGCTTTAGTTGTGTTATCAACGTATCCACTAATAGCAAAGTTATCTGGTGTCGCCCTTACCCTGACAGTAAATTCTGCATCCGTAGCAAAGAACGTTTTAAGC ACTTCTGCCATAACTGGATTGTTCATCCTTCAAAACAAGGCTGTC AGACAAGACCAAAGAGGAGCAGCTAATGGGATTGCCATGACAGCGATGTCTTTTTTTAAAGCAATAGGTCCAGCTGCAGCAGGAATCAT TTTTTCGTGGAGCGAGAAACGTCAGAATGCTTATTTTCTCCCTG GCACCCAAATGGTATTCATTATACTGAATGTGGTATTGGCACTCGGAGTTCTTATGACGTTCAAACCGTTTCTAGCTGAAACACAACattaa
- the LOC104735387 gene encoding protein ZINC INDUCED FACILITATOR-LIKE 1-like isoform X1, which produces MAEEYTECLLGNKYHEGCPGCKVDQMKRLRRGFPFWELFSVWIIVLCTALPISSLFPFLYFLIDDFGIAKKEEDIGFYAGFVGCSFMLGRALTSVIWGLVADRYGRKPVILIGTASVVVFNTLFGLSLNFWMAIITRFCLGSFNGLLGPIKAYAMEIFRDEYQGLALSAVSTAWGIGLIIGPAIGGFLAQPAKQYPSLFSQDSIFGKFPYFLPCFAISIFAFLVTIISLWIPETLHNHKFDDVQSFDAVKDDTESNKVAEKNEKSSLLNNWPLVSSIIVYCIFSLHDMAYSEIFSLWANSPRKYGGLGYTTADVGSVLAISGFGLLIFQLSLYSYAERNLGPIIVTRISGSLALVVLSTYPLIAKLSGVALTLTVNSASVAKNVLSTSAITGLFILQNKAVRQDQRGAANGIAMTAMSFFKAIGPAAAGIIFSWSEKRQNAYFLPGTQMVFIILNVVLALGVLMTFKPFLAETQH; this is translated from the exons ATGGCGGAAGAGTATACGGAGTGTTTGCTAGGGAATAAGTACCATGAAGGTTGTCCTGGATGCAAGGTTGACCAGATGAAGAGGCTCCGCCGTGGCTTTCCTTTCTGGGAACTTTTCTCCGTTTGGATCATCGTCCTCTGCACTG CTCTACCAATATCTTCTCTATTCCCTTTCCTTTACTTTCTG ATCGATGATTTTGGCATagcaaagaaggaagaagacattGGTTTCTACGCTGGATTTGTTG GTTGCTCGTTTATGCTGGGACGAGCGTTGACATCTGTGATCTGGGGACTTGTTGCTGATCGTTATGGTAGAAAACCTGTAATCCTTATTGGAACCGCTTCAGT GGTCGTTTTCAATACTCTGTTTGGTCTAAGTTTGAATTTCTGGATGGCCATTATTACAAGGTTTTGCCTCGGTAGTTTCAACGGTTTACTTGGTCCTATCAAG GCATACGCAATGGAAATATTCCGTGATGAGTATCAAGGTTTAGCACTCTCTGCA GTTAGTACAGCATGGGGAATTGGACTCATCATTGGCCCTGCTATAGGAGGTTTTCTTGCTCAG CCTGCAAAGCAATATCCAAGTTTATTCTCACAGGATTCGATTTTTGGCAA GTTCCCCTACTTTTTGCCATGCTTTGCAATATCCATTTTTGCGTTCTTGGTGACCATAATTTCGTTATGGATTCCG GAAACATTGCACAATCACAAGTTTGATGATGTTCAGTCTTTTGATGCTGTCAAAGATGATACTGAATCTAATAAAGTGgcagagaaaaatgaaaaaagttcTCTCTTGAACAACTGGCCACTAGTTTCATCTATTATCGTCTACTGCATTTTTTCACTTCATGATATGGCTTACTCAGAG ATCTTTTCATTGTGGGCAAACAGCCCAAGGAAATATGGAGGTTTGGGATACACCACTGCAGATGTTGGTTCTGTTCTTGCAATCTCAG GATTTGGTCTCCTTATCTTTCAGCTTTCCCTCTACTCATACGCGGAGAGAAATTTAGGGCCGATAATAGTTACACGTATATCAGGG AGTCTGGCTTTAGTTGTGTTATCAACGTATCCACTAATAGCAAAGTTATCTGGTGTCGCCCTTACCCTGACAGTAAATTCTGCATCCGTAGCAAAGAACGTTTTAAGC ACTTCTGCCATAACTGGATTGTTCATCCTTCAAAACAAGGCTGTC AGACAAGACCAAAGAGGAGCAGCTAATGGGATTGCCATGACAGCGATGTCTTTTTTTAAAGCAATAGGTCCAGCTGCAGCAGGAATCAT TTTTTCGTGGAGCGAGAAACGTCAGAATGCTTATTTTCTCCCTG GCACCCAAATGGTATTCATTATACTGAATGTGGTATTGGCACTCGGAGTTCTTATGACGTTCAAACCGTTTCTAGCTGAAACACAACattaa